In Minwuia thermotolerans, the sequence GCTGGGCACCCCATGGCAATGAAAAGCATTGCCAGCGTCCAACATTCAGTCCAATGCTATTTGATCGCGCCAACATTCATTTGGCGAATGAATTCGAGCTATTCTCGGTCCGTTGGACAGGTATGGCGGGGCACTGTCAGAGCAAAATTGCCGCCGGTCTGAATGGCGTCGGCTAGGCTGGTTGGATGTGCAATCCCCTTCCGCTATTTCGACAGCTCACCGGCGGTGATCCGGACCGCAGTCCTGCTTTGCATTCGCTTCCCGCTTTCCCTTCGCCAGGTCGAAGACCTGCTGCATGAACGGGGCATCGAGGTCAGCCTTGAGACGATACGGTTCTGGTGGAACCGCTTCGGGCCGATCATTGCCGCGGAACTCCGAAAGCAGCAGCGGCGGACGGCTCGCCAGCACCTCCAGTGGCGATGCCACCTGGACGAGATCTTCGTCCGGACCAACGGCGAGCGACGCCATCTCTGGCGGGTCGTTTATCACGAAGGTGAAGTGCTGGAAGCTTATGTCACGGAGAGCCGCGATCGCAGCGCTGCTCTGGCTTTCCTGGAGCGGAGCATGGTCAAGCCACCTGCTTGCGCATGAAGGCCGTGCGGACGCAGTAGGCCACCTCCTCATCGCGCTGATTGAGACCGAAATGCTCGAACTCGACCATGCCGGCCTCCGGCCGCGAACGGCTCTCTCGCATGCTCTTCACCCGCGTCACCACGTGGATGGTGTCGCCATGGAATACCGGATTGGGGAAGCGGACGTCCGTCATGCCGAGATTGGCGATGGTGGTGCCGAGCGTCGTGTCGGCAACTGTGACGCCGATGACCAGGCCAAGCGTGAACAGGCTGTTAACCAGCCGCTGGCCGAACTCGGTCTTCTTCGCGAACTCCTCATCAAGGTGCAGCGGCTGCGGATTGTGTGTCATCGCGCAGAACAGGATGTTGTCGTACTCGGTCACCGTGCGCGTCAGCGGATGGTTGAACTCCATGCCGACTTCGAACTGTTCGTAGTAGAGACCGGCCATCGGCGCATTCCTCCCCTCTCAGTGGTTATTCGGGTCTGCAGACGGAACGGCGGTCGCTCCGGTGGAGAGCATCGCGGCGATGCGAGCGGCGTCGAGGCCGGCGTCGGTCAGGATTTCCTCGCTGTGTTCCCCCAACTGTGGCGCATGACGTGAGGGCGCAGGCTGGGTCACGGACCAGCTGCTGGGAACCGCCATCTCACGGAGGCGGCCCTCGCTGGGGTGCTCGACCTCCCGGAAGAATCCCGTCGCTTCCAGATGCGGGTCCGCGAGCAGGTCCTCCAGGCTGTTCATGGGCATGGCCGGGATATCTGCTTCGTCCATCAGATCGAGCCATTCGGCCGTCGTCCGCGTCCTCAGAATCCCGGCAAGGTCGGCGTAAATGGAAGCGATATTCTCGTTCCGCGATGTGATGTCCCGGAAGCGGGGATCGGCGTCATAGTCCTCCTGCCGGCCGAGGGCGGAGAAGAAGGCGCGCCACTGGCGGTCGGTGTAGATCAGGACGCAGACATGGCCATCGCGCGTCTCATAGGGACGCCGGTCCGGGGTCAGCATACGGCCGTAGCCCATCGGACCGATCGGTGGCACGAAGGTCTCCCCGGCCAGGTGATCGCCCAGCATGAAGCCGGCCATCATCTCGAACATCGGCATGTCGAGGCGCTGGCCCTGCCCGGTCCGCGACTGGTGGAAGAGAGCGGCGTTGATCTGCCCGACAGCCCACAGCGCGACACCGCGGTCGACGATGGCGGTCGGCACGTAGTCAGGCGAATGGCCGTAGACCTCGTGCGCAACCCTGGGGATTCCGATCGCGCCCTGGATCAGGTCATCGAATGCCGGCTTCGCGGCATAGGGGCCGTTCTGGCCATAACCGTAAAGGCCGGCGTAGATCAGGCGCGGGTTGATGGCAGCCGCGGTCTCGTAGCCGAGCCCCAGCCGCTCCATGACCTTCGGGCGGCGGTTGTAGATCAGCACGTCCGCCGTCTTCAGCAGCGCCTTCATGGCGTCCAGACCGCTCGACTGCTTCAGGTCGAGAACGATGCTTCGCTTGGACCGATTGACGTTCAGAAAGATCGCGCCCATGCCGCGATGGCGCTGCGGGCCGATGCCACGCACCGGATCGCCTTCCGGGGCCTCGACCTTGACGATATCCGCGCCCATGTCGCCAAGGATCATCGTCGCATAGGGCGCCATGAGCAGGTTCGAGAGGTCCACAATACGGACCCCGTCCAGCGGCCTTGCCGCGAAGGCTGTTCGATCCGCCATCTCAGTAGGATTTCGGCAGGCCCAGCACCCGCTCGGCGATGTAGCAGAGGATCAGATGGGGCGTGATCGGCGCGATCCGGTGGATCAGGCATTCCCGGAGATAGCGTTCCACATGGTACTCCTTGGCATAGCCCATGCCGCCATGGGTCATCACCGCATTGGTGCAGGCCTTGAAGGTCGCCTCGCCGGCAAGGTACTTGGCGGCGTTGGCCATCGCGCCGGCATCCTCGCCGCGGTCGTAGAGTTGGGCGGCGCGGAACGCCATGAGGTTGGCTGCCTCGAGTTCGGCCCAGCTTTCCGCCAGCGGGTGCTGGATGCTCTGGTTCATGCCGATGGGACGGCCGAACACCTCGCGGTCGTTGGCGTAGTCGGTCGCGCGCCTGATAGCGGCCCGGCCCAGCCCGACGAGACCGGCGGCGATCAGGATGCGCTCGGGGTTGATCCCGTGAAGCAGGTAGCGGAAGCCCTTGCCCTCCTCGCCGATCCGGTTCTCGACCGGGATCTCCAACCCATCGAAGAAGACCGAATTCGAATCCACGCATTTGCGGCCCATTTTCGGGATCCGCTGTATTTCGACTTTCGAGCGGTCGAGATCGGCGTAGAACAGGCTCAGACCATCTATCGGCTTGCTCGTTTCGCTTTCTTCCGATGTCCGCGCGATCAGGAGGATCTTGTTTGCGACCTGCGCGGTGGAAGTCCAGATCTTCTGGCCATTCACGACATAGCGGTCGCCCTTTCGGACCGCACGTGTCTTGAGCCGCGTGGTGTCGAGGCCTGTGTTCGGCTCGGTCACGCCGAAGCAGGCGATATCCTCGCGCTTGATGATCGGCGGCAGCATGCGCCGCTTCTGTTCTTCGGTGCCGTAGCGGACCACGGGATTCAGACCGAAAACCGTGATGCTGACCGATGAGACGCCGCCATTGCCAGCGCCGGACTGGCTGATGGCCTGCATCATCAGCGCCGCCTCCGTGATGCCGAGCCCGGAGCCGCCATATTCCTCGGGCATGGCGATACCCATATATCCCTGATCGGCAATCGCCCGGCAGAAGTCCTCAGGAAAGACCCCGTCGTCGTCACGGGCGAGCCAGTATTCGTCGCCGAACCCAGCGCAGAGCCGTTCGACGCTGTCGCGGATCTGCAGTTGTTCGGGCGTGAAATCCACGCTCATGAACGATCCCTCCCCGTGGTCGTTGATGTATTCCAGTTGCAACGGGCCGCCGCCTCCCGCAGCGAGCGCTCGTTGTCTTTCGCTGCCCGGCGCATCCGCTCTGTCGGACCGGCGATGAGCAGCGCAGCCGCGACCGAACCATCGGGTGCCAGGACAGGCGCCGCAATGGCGCTGGCTCCGACGACACCCTCGTCGCAGGTCCGGGCAAGTCCTTCCGCCCGTGTTCGCTTCAGTTCGGTCCGCAGTTTCCGACGGCTCGTGATCGTCTGGTCGGTGAACGCCCTGAGTTCGGCATTCGCGAGGTAGCGATCGAGGGCTTCGTTGTCGAAATGGGCGAGCAGAATCTTGCCGCCCGCCGTGCAGTGCATCTCCCGCTGCTCGCCGACGCGTACGGCATAGCGGATCGGGTTGTCGCTTTCGACGCGGTCCAGATAAGTCACCCGTTTGCCGTCCCCGGACAATGCGGCCAGCACCGCAGTCTCCCCCGTCGCCGCCGCGAGTTCGGCCAGGACGGGCCGCAGGGTCGCAACGAGTTCGCGACCGAAAACCACCCGTGTCGCCAAAGCCAGGAATTGCGGCCCCAGCCGGTAGTGCCCGGCCCCGTCCCGGGCCAGACAATTCTCCGCCGTCAGCCCCTGTAGCAGCCCAATCAGGCTCGTCTTCGGCGTCTCGGTCACGGCCGCGAGTTCCGCCAGCGACACACCTTCGTTCTCCACCGCCAGACGTTCCAGTACGCGAAGAACCCTGCGCACCGACTGCGGGCCGGCGCGGGGTGCGCCCTTCGATTCATGGCTTATCGCCGCGATCGTACTCATGTTCGAATGGTATTCGTATATTCGACCTCGACACAAGAACGCATTGGTGGCGATCCGACTGCAGCGAAGGCGTGAAACGATGAGCCGCCGAGCACCACACGGCCCTCCGACGACTGATCCTGCCGTTCTTCACGCCGAAAAGCCGTCGAGAAGCACTGCCCCTTTGCCGAGGCGCTCTGTCATGACTTCATCGATCAAGGGCATTGCGACGCCGCGCCTTCAAGACACCCAGATCGCCACTAATCGCCGGCTGCTTCCTTGTACCGCGCCCTGTAGGCCGCTTCCTGCTCGTCGGGGAAAACCTCGCGGGCCTGTCTCAGGATGCGCCTGTGCGTTGCCAGGTATCCCTCGAACTTGGCGCGCAGATCCGGGCTCAGCGTCTCGTGCGAGAGTTTTTCCTCGAGGATCCCGATCTCCTCGCGGCAAGTGTCCTTGATCCGGATGAGCCGGTCCCGCTTCTGTTTCTCCTCCTTCGTCATCGGCCCGATGACCTTCACCTCGTCGGTACGGACATCGACGATGATGTTCGACAGGCCACCATCCGCCGCGGCAATCTCCTCGATGGCGAGAACATAGGAGACGAAATCGGTGCCAGCGCCGCCATAGGCGGGATTGATCGTGCCCCCCATCAGGCCGGCTTCTGCCATCTTCCTGAGAACGTCGCGGCGGCTAACAGCAACGGACAGCCCGGGACCTTCGGCGCCCGGTTCGGGCCCCTTGCCGCCGGTAAATGCTGTCCATCGCAGTGCGGACGCGCCTACAGGCCCGGAAACTCGGCATAGACCAGTGCATGATCGCTTGCATGGCCACGGTGCTGCGGCGCGCTGCCGTCGGAAGCCCCGCCGGCAACGGAACTGCCCATGCCGGTCCGCACGATTTCCGGCCGTACGTCCGGGTATTCCGCCGCCAGCCTTGGTGAGACAAGTATCCGGTCGGGCCGCGTGTGCAGATGCGTCCCGGGCATTTCATACGTCCAGTCCATTCCAGGCGTCATCCGATCCATCAGATCCACCGAGAATCCCTTTCCTAGTGGGTGGAGGGCGGATCGGGAAAACTCCGGCTCGAAAGCAGGCTCGTTGAAATCCCCGAGCACGATCCATCGTTCATTCTCGGGTGCGGTGAAGCGCGTTTCGATGATGTGCCGGACGGCACGAGCCTCTGTTTCCCTTACGGCGTGGGCCTTTTCCGGATCCGGATAAGGCGCCTTGAAATGGCAGACGAACAGCGCCACGGCGTCGAAATCCAGTTCCAGGCAGTCACGGCGAAACAGCCGCCCGTCCGGCAGCGCTTCTGGGGAACCCGCAACACCCAGATCGGTGCCGGTCAGGTCCGCATGACTTATGACGGCGCGAGGCTGGTGGCGGCACAGGGCCGCGATGTTCCGGCCATGGCCGTCGTTTCCCGCATGGTAATAGCGAAAGGGATATACCGGCGGGCCGGCCTCCAGGAGAAAAGCGTCATGAAAGAAGTCGAGTGCAGCAAGATCAAAGACCTCCTGCAAGGCGACGACCTCGGCCTGCGCCGACTTGATCACTCTCGCCGTTTCCTTTCGGTCTGCGATATCGAGATCGACCCGACGCGACCTGTCGCGGTCGTCATGATCGACCGCGCCGTCAAGAAGCAGACGGCCTTCCCGTCGGCGAAGCCTGAGGTTCTGAAGGTTGTAGGTTGCAACACGCATTTCTGAACGAACTCGGTGACAGCCGTTTCCCGGAACAGGCGGCCATTGCGCCGCGCCGGGCCATGGTTCGCACCACCAGCCCCCGTGGGACATTTGCAGTCACGCGACAGGAATGGAAGACTGTGATCCGTTGGGAGCATACCGAAAAGCGGCGCTCCGACTTGCCCATTGCCAACCGGTTGGGAGACTGGCCATTGCACACGACATCTTCCGCCACAGCAGCCGCCAGCCGGCAGGATGCGCTGCCCTTCTTTGACGGGCCCCAGGCTTGGAGGGGGGCCGACATGGCAGCGCACACGGAGCGTTGGCTGGAGCACTGGAGCGACGAGGAGATCACAGAAATCGAGAGCGCGGTCGCCCACTTTGAGGCCCGGGACG encodes:
- a CDS encoding acyl-CoA dehydrogenase family protein, which encodes MSVDFTPEQLQIRDSVERLCAGFGDEYWLARDDDGVFPEDFCRAIADQGYMGIAMPEEYGGSGLGITEAALMMQAISQSGAGNGGVSSVSITVFGLNPVVRYGTEEQKRRMLPPIIKREDIACFGVTEPNTGLDTTRLKTRAVRKGDRYVVNGQKIWTSTAQVANKILLIARTSEESETSKPIDGLSLFYADLDRSKVEIQRIPKMGRKCVDSNSVFFDGLEIPVENRIGEEGKGFRYLLHGINPERILIAAGLVGLGRAAIRRATDYANDREVFGRPIGMNQSIQHPLAESWAELEAANLMAFRAAQLYDRGEDAGAMANAAKYLAGEATFKACTNAVMTHGGMGYAKEYHVERYLRECLIHRIAPITPHLILCYIAERVLGLPKSY
- a CDS encoding MaoC family dehydratase yields the protein MAGLYYEQFEVGMEFNHPLTRTVTEYDNILFCAMTHNPQPLHLDEEFAKKTEFGQRLVNSLFTLGLVIGVTVADTTLGTTIANLGMTDVRFPNPVFHGDTIHVVTRVKSMRESRSRPEAGMVEFEHFGLNQRDEEVAYCVRTAFMRKQVA
- a CDS encoding acyl-CoA dehydrogenase family protein, whose amino-acid sequence is MRWTAFTGGKGPEPGAEGPGLSVAVSRRDVLRKMAEAGLMGGTINPAYGGAGTDFVSYVLAIEEIAAADGGLSNIIVDVRTDEVKVIGPMTKEEKQKRDRLIRIKDTCREEIGILEEKLSHETLSPDLRAKFEGYLATHRRILRQAREVFPDEQEAAYRARYKEAAGD
- a CDS encoding CaiB/BaiF CoA transferase family protein; translated protein: MADRTAFAARPLDGVRIVDLSNLLMAPYATMILGDMGADIVKVEAPEGDPVRGIGPQRHRGMGAIFLNVNRSKRSIVLDLKQSSGLDAMKALLKTADVLIYNRRPKVMERLGLGYETAAAINPRLIYAGLYGYGQNGPYAAKPAFDDLIQGAIGIPRVAHEVYGHSPDYVPTAIVDRGVALWAVGQINAALFHQSRTGQGQRLDMPMFEMMAGFMLGDHLAGETFVPPIGPMGYGRMLTPDRRPYETRDGHVCVLIYTDRQWRAFFSALGRQEDYDADPRFRDITSRNENIASIYADLAGILRTRTTAEWLDLMDEADIPAMPMNSLEDLLADPHLEATGFFREVEHPSEGRLREMAVPSSWSVTQPAPSRHAPQLGEHSEEILTDAGLDAARIAAMLSTGATAVPSADPNNH
- a CDS encoding endonuclease/exonuclease/phosphatase family protein translates to MSHGGWWCEPWPGAAQWPPVPGNGCHRVRSEMRVATYNLQNLRLRRREGRLLLDGAVDHDDRDRSRRVDLDIADRKETARVIKSAQAEVVALQEVFDLAALDFFHDAFLLEAGPPVYPFRYYHAGNDGHGRNIAALCRHQPRAVISHADLTGTDLGVAGSPEALPDGRLFRRDCLELDFDAVALFVCHFKAPYPDPEKAHAVRETEARAVRHIIETRFTAPENERWIVLGDFNEPAFEPEFSRSALHPLGKGFSVDLMDRMTPGMDWTYEMPGTHLHTRPDRILVSPRLAAEYPDVRPEIVRTGMGSSVAGGASDGSAPQHRGHASDHALVYAEFPGL
- a CDS encoding IclR family transcriptional regulator; its protein translation is MSTIAAISHESKGAPRAGPQSVRRVLRVLERLAVENEGVSLAELAAVTETPKTSLIGLLQGLTAENCLARDGAGHYRLGPQFLALATRVVFGRELVATLRPVLAELAAATGETAVLAALSGDGKRVTYLDRVESDNPIRYAVRVGEQREMHCTAGGKILLAHFDNEALDRYLANAELRAFTDQTITSRRKLRTELKRTRAEGLARTCDEGVVGASAIAAPVLAPDGSVAAALLIAGPTERMRRAAKDNERSLREAAARCNWNTSTTTGRDRS